A single Phaenicophaeus curvirostris isolate KB17595 chromosome 26, BPBGC_Pcur_1.0, whole genome shotgun sequence DNA region contains:
- the LOC138731170 gene encoding receptor activity-modifying protein 2-like codes for MLLGMRLLCLLLLPLLQRGHGDAEYGDLEDEGLYLYLDEDELPEVLGGPALCQDTYQDWISLFCWVPFHATLMTIPEGSRCRWDLISSPYSELSGCTQLLAQLLPCPWAGDVLDAFFLQVHAEYFSNCTGTELPVPGGLSPGVTVVAAMGLGCLVPLAAALTLHRAQKRGSNPCVLLPP; via the exons ATGCTCCTCGGGATGCggctcctctgcctcctgctccttcctctgctccagcGGG GACACGGGGATGCTGAGTACGGGGACCTCGAGGATGAAG GTCTCTATCTGTACctggatgaggatg AGCTGCcagaggtgctgggggggccAGCCCTCTGCCAGGACACCTACCAGGACTGGATCTCCCTCTTCTGCTGGGTCCCTTTCCACGCCACCCTCATGACCATCCCTGAGGGCAGCCGCTGTCGCTGGGACCTGATCAGCAG CCCCTACAGTGAGCTCTCCGGCTGCACCCAGCTGCTGGCCCAGCTGCTCCCTTGCCCCTGGGCTGGTGATGTCCTCGACGCCTTCTTCCTGCAGGTCCACGCCGAATACTTCAGCAACTGCACAGGGACCGAGCTGCCTGTGCCGGGCGGGCTGTCCCCTGGGGTGACTGTGGTGGCAGCCATGGGGCTCGGTTGCCTCGTGCCTCTTGCAGCTGCCCTCACCCTCCACAGAGCCCAGAAAAGGGGCTCAAACCCCTGTGTGCTGCTGCCCCCGTGA
- the RAMP2 gene encoding receptor activity-modifying protein 2, with the protein MAPRAQKGSGRLSRGLLLLWVLLGTGFCHVDTEAKGFGQDGRTSPPAAKFNWSVQLIEEMYSNLTQNCWEYFVDLMSNVTASELCEWKVISRPYSSLQSCLEGWADRLRYGYPNALAEQYIFQSHHRYFHNCTLEHQVYFDPPEDVLLAMIIAPICLIPFLVTLVIWRSKDGKAQP; encoded by the exons ATGGCAccacgggcgcagaagggctcTGGCCGGCTCTCCCGAgggctcctgctgctctggg TGTTGCTGGGGACCGGGTTCTGCCACGTGGACACTGAGGCGAAAGGGTTTGGCCAGGATGGCAGGACGAGCCCACCCGCGGCCAAGTTCAACTGGTCCGTCCAACTCATCG AGGAGATGTACAGCAACTTGACGCAGAACTGCTGGGAGTACTTCGTTGACCTCATGAGTAACGTGACGGCATCGGAGCTGTGTGAGTGGAAAGTCATCAGCAg ACCCTACAGCTCGCTGCAGTCCTGCCTGGAGGGCTGGGCCGACCGCCTGCGCTACGGCTACCCCAACGCGCTGGCCGAGCAGTACATCTTCCAAAGCCACCACCGCTACTTCCACAACTGCACCCTGGAACACCAGGTCTACTTTGACCCTCCCGAGGACGTGCTGCTGGCCATGATCATCGCCCCCATCTGCCTCATCCCCTTCCTCGTCACCCTGGTCATCTGGCGCAGCAAGGATGGAAAGGCACAGCCCTAG